CAATCCTTTAATGGCCGGGTATGGCCCGATCCGTCCTCGACGCATACGGAGCAGGTCTTACGTCCCTGTTACAGTCCGGCAAAAAAACTCGATGCACGGGCAAAAGGTGCGTCGTCACCATTGAGGGCACTCTTGCAGAAGAGCGATCTCTGCATGATTATGATAAAGAACCTGTCTTATGTTACAATAAGCGATAGTGAGAAGAGGGAGCATGTCTTTTAAGAGGATTCAGTCGTGAAGATCGGTGCTTTTGAGATTGAGCCTCCGCTGCCCGAGGGCGACGATCCTTACGCACTGGCGGTGCTCAGACCCTGGATTGATGTGAACAATGTGGGGACGCTCGTGCTCAAGGAACTATCGGCGCGATTCGGGGCCACGCAATTGGGAAAACTGTCGAGGCCCGGTTTATTCTACGATTTCACCAGATACCGGCCGGTGGTTGAGATCGAAGACGGTATCCGGGATATGTCCATTCCAAATACAACGATACGCTACGCCAAGCGACAGGGCCAGAACGACCTGCTTTTGCTCCGTCTTTTGGAGCCGCACGCTCACTCCGAGTTCTACATCAGTTCCGTTTTGAAGCTGCTCATGACCTTCAGGGTGAAGAAATATATTCTTTTGGGGAGCATGTACGACACGGTCCCGCACACCAAGCCGCTTATCGTCAGCGGGTATGCCATGGGGGAAAAGACACAGGCGGACCTGAGGAAGGCGGGCACCCTTTCCATTACGTATCGCGGGCCGTCCAGCATCGCGAACCTCATCACCAAAGAGGCGGCTCAGGCGGGTATCGAAGTAATAGTGCTCATTGTTTCGCTGCCGCAGTACGTGGCTGTAGAGGAGGACTATCCTGGCATGCTGAGAATCATGGAAACGTTGAATACGCTCTATGATATCCCCGTTTCGCGTGAGGACTTTGAAAAAGCGCTGGAACAGCGCGATGCGATCAATGAGAGGCTGAAGAGCTCTCCTGAAATAAAAGTTCTGTTGCCTCAGCTCGAAAATATATATGACACCCGCATCAAGGCTATGGAAAAAGAGGGCGTTGCGACCCTGACCCCGGAAATGGAAGAGCTTTTCTGGAAAACAACAGAGAAAGACATCGGCAGGGCATAGAACGACGTTTCATCAGTCTGCCTACGAAAAGCGAATATTCAATAAGAATCCTGGTGAAATACCGTAACAGGTGTCGCGTCGTCAACATGGCTTAAGGATCGGCGTCCCGGAAGTAGATCCTTGCCGGCAGTGCGTGGAAAGGGGCCTATTTGCTTGAATGAGAGCGATGAAATGTTATATAAGATTACTGCAATAATATACTGGTGGTATGGGCCCATAATGTCGAGCCGTACCGCAGGAGACGACAAGGGAGAATAGCATGGAGAAATCAATTTTGGATAACAAAAGGTTACTTATAGTCGATGATGAGCCTGATATTCTGGCGGTTGTCAAGGCAGAGATTCGTGATGCCTGTCCGGAGAGTACGATCGATACGGCGACCACCTACGAGCAAGCGCTCAAGCTTCTTAAGACCAATAAATACGACATCGTGATCCTCGACATCATGGGTGTGCGTGGTTTTGATCTTCTTGAGGAGGCTATAGAGCGTAAGTTTAAGGTCGCCATGCTCACCGCCCATGCCTTAAGCCCTGAAGCGTTAAAAAAGTCACACGATATGGGCGCCATGGCGTATCTGCCCAAGGATAAGCTGGGGGAACTCGTACCTTTTCTCGAAGACGTATTGCGATACGATTATAAAACGGGGTGGCAGCGCCTCATGAATAAGCTGGATAACTATTTCACCGAGCAGTTTGAACACGATTGGAAGAGTAATCTCTGGTACTAAAAGATTATGCCAAAAACCCTTGAGGCGAAATTTTCTGTCTCACCACGGCGGCGTATCGTTGTCGCCGGGCGCTCTTAATGCTTCAGAGAAGGGAAAAATAGAGCATAGAGCGCCATAATCATAGGATGGGTTTCTCGTGATCTAATTTTCGCCCACTCGCACGCGACTCCCTTGAGCAGGCGAGTCCCACTCTGCCCGAAAACAGACGAATCGCCGAGTTCGTGATCGTTCTCGTCATAGTCTGTCACGGGGATAATCCGATAGCGTTCGTTTTCCCTGTCGAATTCCGCGAGGCACAGAGAATACTGCAAGTTCTCATACCCGGCAATTGAAAGCCCCTTCTCTCTCCTCTCCTCCATGTAGCGTTTCTTTTTTGCGTTGGTTTTGAAAGCAAGGGATGTAAAGACCGCGAAACGTTCGGGTAGCGGCATATAACACTCTGTTCCTGCATAAAGACCTTCTTCGTCCGCGGCCGTGCCCACGATCTTATCGAGATCGCAATAAAACATGCAGAGATTGTCCTGGTAAACTATCTTCCAGTTCCACACGGCTTTGCTCCAGTCATGCGCGTGTACCTCGTGAAATCGACTCACGCGAGTGGGCCGGATAATATCCATCCATAGGGATCATTCCCTTAAGCACTTGTCCTCGCTCATAGCGATCTCACCTTTTCGATATATCGCTTTATATCGAATTTGGACGCGCAGCCATTATAACTCATGAAGCGGATTTTTCCAAAGACATTCCTCTGTCTAAAGGCCCTGTCATGAACCCCGCCTATACTCCAGGCGATGCCTGCATAACCGTTCGGGTCCCTGCCGTCGAGCTCATACCTGTCGTTCAAGTAAATCGCGTATTCCATTGCAGTCTCAGGCGACGGTGTCCATTCGAGGATCTTCTTTGCCCAGTACATCCTCATGTAACCGTGCATCTTGCCCTTCTTTACCATCTCCATTTGTGCTGCATTCCATAACTCGTCGTGCGTTTGCCCCGACTCGAATTGATCGAGGCTGTAAAGGTAGGAGCGGCGGTCCTCTCTATGATCGTTGAGCGTCTTTTGCGCCCACGGGGCGAACCCGTCAAAGCTGTCGTAGTGTTCATTGTAATAACAGAAGTTGTCCGAAAGCTCTCTGCGGATAACGAGTTCTTCGAGAAAAGCTGCCTTCGAAGAACCCGACATGCGGCTTTCTTCGATGCTAAGCGCCACCCTCTGCGCCGACAGTTGACCGAAATGGAGGTATGGGGAAAGAGATGACTGGCCATCAAGCGTCGGGTCATTTCGGTCTCGCTCGTAGTGAATAAACCTCCTGTTCATGAAATCGGCGAGGCTCCTCTGCGCAGCTTCTTCACCGGGGGCAATCCAGTCCACCTCTTTCACTCGCCTATCGATATCGAGGTTCTTCACCAATCCATCCCACCGGATTAATGGCATTTCTTTGTTCGAGGAAAAGGGGTGCTTTTGCATCGGGGGGATATGATCCAAAAACACCGGCAGGAGGCGGCCCATCTTCTTTCTTATGGTAAACGCCGAATACTCTTGTTTGCCAGATGCAACCACACAGGGCACGATATTGTGGGCGTCCACTTCGTAGAATGGGACCTCTATCTTTCGCATGACGTCTTTCTTCCACGTCTTCTTAATGCGTAGCGGATCGAAGTCGCTCGTGAGAGCGCAGATTGCGTGAGTGCGGACAAATTCCGTAAGGACCGAGGCAGCCTCGCCATGCACAAGATAAAAGGGTATATTGAGTTTTGCAAGCTTTCGCGACAACTGTTCGAGACCGGCAAGCATAAAGGCATACTGTCGGTGAGTGGCATTCAAAAAGCGGGGAGCGAGACAAAAAACCACAAGCAGAGGCACTTTCCTTTGGATGGCCAATCGCTGGGAGAAGATGAGCGCCCAGTTATCATCGACGCGCTGGTCGCGACTCATCCAGTAAAGCACCGGACCTTTTCCAAACTCGCCCTCCTTAAGCGTCCGCGCCCTTTGATCTATCATGTCTTGCCCTTTATGATTCCGATGATAATTATATATAACAGACCGGCGCGCTTTGCCAGCATCTGTGGAAGAGAAAAAACCATCGGAGGTATGCCATGAAATTGAGTGAATATTTTGAGAATACGACGGGCAGAGGGGTGCTCGCGACCGCCGACGCCCACGGGTACGTGGACGCTGCGGTCTATTCGCGGCCGCATTTTATCGACGAAACCACCATCGCCTATATCATGACGGACCGGCTCACGCACGAAAATCTTCAGTCCAACCCCCACGCGGCGTACATCTTTGTGGAATCACCCGGGGAGAGATTCGCGGGCAAAAGACTTTACCTGACCAAGATAAAAGAGGATACCGACGCTCAAGCCATTCAAAAGATCCGCTGGCGAAAGACGTATGTGATCCCTGACGGTGACAAGGATAAGCCCCGGTTTCTCGTCTATTTCAGGATTGATAAGGTGTTGCCCCTTATCGGAGACAAAGATTAGCCATGGTGAGTGACGAGCACGATCACCATCGCACGCGTCCCCATGCACGCGCCTTTTTCACGAACCTGGACACGGATATGCCTCTTACCCGGAAGATCTGGCTCATATTCAGAAACAATATGAAGAAGATTCTCACGCTGAAGAGCTGTCGCGGCCATCCAGGCGAACCGGGATGCTGACAGGACCATAATGGATCTGCCGGTCGGTAGATCACGGTGCGGGTCGATCTCAGTGTCTTGATATGAGCAGGGGAAAATTGAGCGAGAGATAGAGGTCAATCTCCGACGATAAAGGGCTTGAGAATACTTCCTGCGGCGTACCCGTGCCGGCAATCTTACCTTGCGAATAGAGCACAATCTTGTCGCCTATGGAGTAAGCCTCAAGCATATCATGGCTCACGAGGATGATTGGGACGTTGAACTGCCGCTGAACATCTCTTAAGAGCTCCCGCATTTCTATGCGCAGAGGATTATCGAGGGCTGAAAACGGCTCATCGAGGAGCAGCACCTCAGGGCGTCCGATAAGCGCCCGGGCGAGGGTCACCCGCTGCTTTTCCCCGCCGGATATCTGGCCGGGGTGCTTGTTCTCCAATCCCTCGAGGTAGAGGAGCCTGATCATCTGCCTTATTCTGTCCTGTTTCTCTGCCTTCGGACACTTCTTGAGCCCATACCCGATGTTCTCCCAAACCGTCATGTGAGGGAAAAGGACGCGGTCCTGGAAGACGTACCCTACGGACCGTTTTTGCGGCGGGAGATTAATGCCCAAAGCGCGGTCAAAGAGCACCTTATCGCCGAAACATATCCTGCCCTCATCGGGATCGGCTAGGCCTGCTATGAGCTGCAATGTCATTGACTTACCCGACCCGGAGTGACCAAAAAGCACCACAAGTTCATTTTCCATGTCCCAGGCCACATTGAGAGAAAATCCCGAGACCTTCTTTTGTAACTGTACATTGAGCCCCATCAGAGAATCCTCTTGCTGAGCTTGTTGGCCGTGTAGAGAAAGAACCCCGAGAGCGCTGTAAAGAATATAACGAGGATATTTGCCTGCGACCAGGCCCCGCTGTTTGCGAGCGAGTATATGGTGAGCGGCATGGTGTTCGTCTTGCCGGGGATGTTTCCCGCCACCATGAGGGTAGCCCCGAATTCGCCGAGGGCTCGCGCAAATGCCAATACCGTACCGGCAATCAGCCCTTTTTTTGCGATGGGCAGGATCACTTTGAGGGCCGTCACTAGCTCAGAGTGGCCGAGCGTGTATGAGGCGCTGATCAGGTTTTTATCGATCGACTCGAAGGCCGCCCGGGTTATTTTGACCATAAGCGGAAGGGAGACGATAAAGGAAGCGAGGGCCGCGCCATACCACGTGAACATGATGCTCCATCCTGTCCATTGATAGATGGGATGCCCGATGAGACCGTTTCTTCCGAAAAGAATAATAAGATAATAACCGGTGACGGTGGGCGGCAACACAAGGGGGAGGGTGAAAAGCATGTCGACAAGCTCTTTTCCCTTAAAGTCCCGACGGGCGAGGAGGTAAGCCACGCAGATGCCGATGATGATGACGAAACAGGTGGATACTATGGCGACCTGGAAGGAGAGTCGTAGTGAGAAGAATATGGGATGTTCCATGTGGCCTCTTCCGTAAACGGTCTATAAACGTTCTTACCTATCAGACAAAGAGCTTATCACAGGGATATGTTTACGTCAATATAACGAATGTTTTCGGGATAATTTGGCCGCCTGGTCCTGTACAGGCGGCCAAATTTATAAAGGAATCGGAAAAGGAGAGAAAGCCTACGTTTGTATTGCGTTATTTCGCGCTTCTGAAACCATATTTCTCGAGAATCTGCTGTCCCTCGGGGGAACAAACAAATTCGACAAATGCCCTTGCCTCTTTTTCGTGTTTCGTTTCCATGATTACGGCAATGGGATAGAGCACCCGCTCGTGGCTTGCCTCGGGTGCTATCGCTGCCACGGAAACCTCTTTGGCCCGCGCGCGGGCGTCCGTGGAAAAGACCATGGCGGCATCCACCTCGCCGCGCGCTGCGTAGTCGAGCACCTGCCGGACGTTTTCACCGAAAACAAGCCTGTTTTTAACGTCATCCCATATCTTCAAGTATCTCAGTGTCTGCTCCGCGTACATCCCGGCTGGAACCGTGGCGGGGTTTCCAATAGCGATCTTTTTTACCCGAGGGTCCTTCAAATCGGAAAAAGATTTTACGGACGCATTCGAAGCTGAGGGCGCCACCAGGGCAATGCCATTGGCAGCGAAATTGGAACGTGTTCCTGCAACAAGGAGGTTCTTCTTTTGAAGCTCATCCATTTCGCGGGCCGCAGCGGACGCGAACACGTCAACCGGCGCCCCGGCTTCTATCTGGCGGACGAGATCGCCGGAAGCTGCAAAGTTGAAAAGAACTTTTACGTTCTTTTGTTTGGCCTCAAAGGCCTTCCCGATCTCCTCAAAGGAGTTCGTCAGACTGGAGGCGGCCGAAACTGTTATCTCGTCAGCCCCTAGCGCCACTCCCTGCAGTAAGGCAAAAGAAAATAGGATGGTTAAAATGCTTGGAATTATAACGACCGCGACGCGGGCCACGCGCTTGTGCAACTCCCACCGAAGAGATTGTCTCATGGATGCCACCTCACTCTCTCATGCTTTTATACACCGGCCGTCAAAACAGATGTATGGGTCATTATATACCACAGGGAATAACGCTTGTCAAGAAGTTTTTCAGGATACAATACGGCGAAAAGCCTTGACCTATGGTTATATAGTGTAGTATATAACGATGACTGGCATGAATGATCTTATGACTTCAATTGGGAATGGTAACCTTATCTTATCGGCGGGACCCATGGCGAAGGTCGTCGCTTCGATCCTTTTCCTATTCTCCCTGATCTCGTGGACGATCATATTTAAAAAATGGAGGCAGCTCAACGAGGCGTACCGTTGGAGCGATTTGTTCCTGAAGACCATGAAGGGGAATAACCCTAGAATTGTGCCTCTTCCGGGCGAGATGGAGGACGAGAAGAACCCGTTCTCAAGCCTGTTCTCTGTGGCTCGCCAGGAGGCATTGGTGCGCGGCGGCGAAAACAAGACGATGACCGTCGAAACTATCATGGCGATACGAGGTTTGATGCAGGCCGTGGGGGCGGAACAGATTGCCCGCCTTGAAGACAGACTCACTTTTCTTGCAACTACGGCGAACACCGCCCCCTTTATCGGCTTGTTCGGGACCGTCTGGGGGATTATGG
Above is a window of Syntrophorhabdaceae bacterium DNA encoding:
- a CDS encoding MotA/TolQ/ExbB proton channel family protein, whose product is MAKVVASILFLFSLISWTIIFKKWRQLNEAYRWSDLFLKTMKGNNPRIVPLPGEMEDEKNPFSSLFSVARQEALVRGGENKTMTVETIMAIRGLMQAVGAEQIARLEDRLTFLATTANTAPFIGLFGTVWGIMDSFREIGAKGTTSLAVVAPGISQALIATAIGLATAIPAVLAYNYFMGRVKGIASKIENGSIYLLNYLTR
- a CDS encoding response regulator, with protein sequence MEKSILDNKRLLIVDDEPDILAVVKAEIRDACPESTIDTATTYEQALKLLKTNKYDIVILDIMGVRGFDLLEEAIERKFKVAMLTAHALSPEALKKSHDMGAMAYLPKDKLGELVPFLEDVLRYDYKTGWQRLMNKLDNYFTEQFEHDWKSNLWY
- the modB gene encoding molybdate ABC transporter permease subunit; the encoded protein is MEHPIFFSLRLSFQVAIVSTCFVIIIGICVAYLLARRDFKGKELVDMLFTLPLVLPPTVTGYYLIILFGRNGLIGHPIYQWTGWSIMFTWYGAALASFIVSLPLMVKITRAAFESIDKNLISASYTLGHSELVTALKVILPIAKKGLIAGTVLAFARALGEFGATLMVAGNIPGKTNTMPLTIYSLANSGAWSQANILVIFFTALSGFFLYTANKLSKRIL
- the modA gene encoding molybdate ABC transporter substrate-binding protein; its protein translation is MRQSLRWELHKRVARVAVVIIPSILTILFSFALLQGVALGADEITVSAASSLTNSFEEIGKAFEAKQKNVKVLFNFAASGDLVRQIEAGAPVDVFASAAAREMDELQKKNLLVAGTRSNFAANGIALVAPSASNASVKSFSDLKDPRVKKIAIGNPATVPAGMYAEQTLRYLKIWDDVKNRLVFGENVRQVLDYAARGEVDAAMVFSTDARARAKEVSVAAIAPEASHERVLYPIAVIMETKHEKEARAFVEFVCSPEGQQILEKYGFRSAK
- a CDS encoding PAC2 family protein, whose amino-acid sequence is MKIGAFEIEPPLPEGDDPYALAVLRPWIDVNNVGTLVLKELSARFGATQLGKLSRPGLFYDFTRYRPVVEIEDGIRDMSIPNTTIRYAKRQGQNDLLLLRLLEPHAHSEFYISSVLKLLMTFRVKKYILLGSMYDTVPHTKPLIVSGYAMGEKTQADLRKAGTLSITYRGPSSIANLITKEAAQAGIEVIVLIVSLPQYVAVEEDYPGMLRIMETLNTLYDIPVSREDFEKALEQRDAINERLKSSPEIKVLLPQLENIYDTRIKAMEKEGVATLTPEMEELFWKTTEKDIGRA
- a CDS encoding pyridoxamine 5'-phosphate oxidase family protein, whose protein sequence is MKLSEYFENTTGRGVLATADAHGYVDAAVYSRPHFIDETTIAYIMTDRLTHENLQSNPHAAYIFVESPGERFAGKRLYLTKIKEDTDAQAIQKIRWRKTYVIPDGDKDKPRFLVYFRIDKVLPLIGDKD
- a CDS encoding deoxyribodipyrimidine photo-lyase, which translates into the protein MIDQRARTLKEGEFGKGPVLYWMSRDQRVDDNWALIFSQRLAIQRKVPLLVVFCLAPRFLNATHRQYAFMLAGLEQLSRKLAKLNIPFYLVHGEAASVLTEFVRTHAICALTSDFDPLRIKKTWKKDVMRKIEVPFYEVDAHNIVPCVVASGKQEYSAFTIRKKMGRLLPVFLDHIPPMQKHPFSSNKEMPLIRWDGLVKNLDIDRRVKEVDWIAPGEEAAQRSLADFMNRRFIHYERDRNDPTLDGQSSLSPYLHFGQLSAQRVALSIEESRMSGSSKAAFLEELVIRRELSDNFCYYNEHYDSFDGFAPWAQKTLNDHREDRRSYLYSLDQFESGQTHDELWNAAQMEMVKKGKMHGYMRMYWAKKILEWTPSPETAMEYAIYLNDRYELDGRDPNGYAGIAWSIGGVHDRAFRQRNVFGKIRFMSYNGCASKFDIKRYIEKVRSL
- a CDS encoding ATP-binding cassette domain-containing protein — protein: MGLNVQLQKKVSGFSLNVAWDMENELVVLFGHSGSGKSMTLQLIAGLADPDEGRICFGDKVLFDRALGINLPPQKRSVGYVFQDRVLFPHMTVWENIGYGLKKCPKAEKQDRIRQMIRLLYLEGLENKHPGQISGGEKQRVTLARALIGRPEVLLLDEPFSALDNPLRIEMRELLRDVQRQFNVPIILVSHDMLEAYSIGDKIVLYSQGKIAGTGTPQEVFSSPLSSEIDLYLSLNFPLLISRH